One Chionomys nivalis chromosome 4, mChiNiv1.1, whole genome shotgun sequence genomic region harbors:
- the Rtp3 gene encoding receptor-transporting protein 3 yields MMEEDTEVWQQVFQELIQEVKPWHKWTLTPDKDLLPDVLNPGWTQYQQKTFARFLCPSCSRSWASGCVLVVFHMRWYKKNGKGRVKMRVFAQRCNKCPEPPFAAPEFTWDNISRILSNLVFRILRKCYGEEFKEVAEIPLLGDKGLEGPHDSNNCEACLQGFCVQSSSGLASKPPARPLSPTSPKSTISCSQPSSKVGKPQASKVDTKASNPTKADPKVSHTSNPSTVPILTTQQLAPVSSPVPRCVIQMPSPVKSSGTAGMGNKNSRSKIPEALPPSSAFVPTISSSFFVSSPSSYVPPTPAYVVPNSERPRANITGQVERSSHIHPAGETWCCKACCGACHECCSRSCEGCCGCFCECCEGFCKGFCVCMERKPFRLLVFLIFAAVVVTLFIKYGF; encoded by the exons ATGATGGAAGAAGACACAGAAGTATGGCAACAAGTATTCCAGGAGCTGATTCAAGAGGTGAAACCATGGCACAAATGGACCCTCACACCAGACAAGGACCTTCTTCCTGATGTTCTGAATCCTGGATGGACACAATACCAGCAAAAGACCTTTGCCAG GTTCCTCTGCCCCAGCTGCTCTCGCAGTTGGGCCTCTGGCTGCGTCCTGGTGGTCTTCCACATGCGCTGGTATAAGAAGAATGGCAAGGGGCGTGTGAAGATGAGGGTCTTTGCTCAGAGATGTAACAAGTGCCCTGAGCCTCCATTTGCAGCTCCAGAGTTCACCTGGGACAACATCTCAAGGATCTTGAGCAACCTGGTCTTCAGAATTCTGAGGAAGTGCTATGGAGAAGAGTTTAAGGAAGTGGCTGAGATTCCTTTGCTGGGAGACAAGGGTCTCGAAGGCCCACATGACAGCAACAACTGTGAGGCCTGTCTGCAGGGCTTTTGTGTTCAGAGTAGCTCAGGCTTAGCCTCAAAACCACCAGCACGCCCATTGTCTCCCACCTCCCCTAAGTCAACTATCTCCTGCTCGCAGCCTTCCTCTAAAGTGGGAAAGCCCCAAGCATCAAAAGTGGACACCAAAGCCAGTAACCCTACCAAAGCTGACCCTAAGGTGAGCCACACCTCAAACCCATCAACTGTCCCAATCTTGACAACCCAACAGTTGGCACCTGTAAGCTCACCTGTCCCTAGATGTGTCATTCAAATGCCTTCTCCCGTCAAGAGCAGCGGAACAGCAGGTATGGGAAACAAGAACTCCAGATCCAAGATCCCAGAGGCACTGCCCCCGTCCTCCGCATTTGTCCCAAccatttcttcctcattttttgtgtcctctccctcctcctatgTCCCACCCACTCCCGCGTATGTTGTGCCCAATTCTGAGAGACCACGAGCAAACATCACTGGCCAGGTAGAGAGAAGCAGCCATATCCACCCAGCAGGTGAAACCTGGTGCTGCAAAGCTTGCTGCGGGGCCTGCCACGagtgctgcagcaggagctgcgAGGGCTGCTGCGGATGCTTCTGTGAGTGCTGCGAGGGCTTCTGCAAGGGCTTTTGTGTTTGCATGGAACGTAAACCGTTTCGACTGCTGGTCTTTCTAATTTTTGCAGCTGTCGTTGTGACACTTTTCATAAAATATGGCTTCTGA